One genomic window of Cercospora beticola chromosome 5, complete sequence includes the following:
- a CDS encoding uncharacterized protein (BUSCO:EOG09262V9N), which produces MANLFGTLNRFISRLDSDPNTTTASTQGSTQPSGNHYGFHVLRNTNSQIPLEPWFDFIIGINGHNIDNPDPNLFMTEIRNCAGSTISLGVFGAKGSQIREVYLSVPPAGDALGLALQWAPLDIANDVWHILDVMPNSPADVAGLLPYSDYVIGSPDVVGLRGNHALGQLVEGYMNSALRLWVYNQEYDVTRMVTITPAKNWGGEGSLGCVLGYGALHRIPAPLAEPSTGPGETMFDGAEVAPPTYAPQPGGELQNAQGGPNAGGDFLVPANMDLKSGSPGLDGAGGPTKPPPAAKAKKARAHHAPASGLDDYFAEGEQKSKELDGNPTSKASNLPPPPPKAGGPPKAASSAATADDSEAKDEDAS; this is translated from the coding sequence ATGGCCAACCTTTTCGGAACCCTTAATCGCTTCATATCACGCTTGGACTCAGATCCAAACACGACCACCGCCTCTACTCAGGGCTCTACGCAGCCGTCTGGCAACCACTATGGCTTCCATGTGCTGCGCAACACCAACAGCCAGATTCCCCTGGAGCCGTGGTTCGATTTCATCATTGGCATCAATGGGCACAACATTGACAACCCGGACCCCAATTTGTTCATGACCGAGATCCGCAACTGCGCTGGATCGACCATTAGCCTTGGAGTCTTTGGCGCAAAAGGCAGTCAGATCCGTGAAGTCTATCTCTCTGTTCCGCCCGCTGGAGATGCGCTAGGACTTGCGCTTCAATGGGCTCCTCTTGACATCGCGAATGATGTCTGGCACATTCTGGACGTGATGCCGAACTCTCCTGCCGACGTTGCTGGGCTCCTTCCATACTCGGACTATGTCATCGGAAGTCCCGATGTTGTTGGCTTGCGCGGCAACCACGCTCTGGGTCAGCTCGTGGAAGGGTACATGAACTCAGCTTTGAGACTCTGGGTATACAACCAGGAATACGACGTGACGAGGATGGTGACCATTACGCCTGCCAAGAACTGGGGTGGTGAAGGCAGTCTCGGGTGCGTGCTAGGATACGGAGCACTGCATCGCATTCCTGCACCGCTGGCAGAACCTTCGACTGGACCTGGTGAGACGATGTTCGATGGTGCAGAAGTCGCGCCGCCAACGTACGCGCCACAGCCTGGTGGTGAGCTCCAAAACGCGCAGGGTGGCCCAAATGCCGGCGGGGACTTCCTGGTTCCTGCAAATATGGATCTCAAATCTGGAAGCCCAGGTCTGGACGGTGCCGGGGGACCTACGAAGCCGCCCCCGGCCGCAAAGGCCAAAAAGGCGCGAGCCCATCATGCGCCCGCATCAGGATTGGACGACTATTTTGCTGAAGGCGAACAGAAAAGCAAGGAGTTGGATGGTAATCCGACTTCCAAGGCGAGCAATCTgccgcctccacctcccAAGGCGGGAGGTCCACCGAAGGCTGCGTCGTCTGCTGCTACGGCCGATGATTCTGAAGCCAAGGATGAAGACGCGAGCTAG
- a CDS encoding uncharacterized protein (BUSCO:EOG09265K5D), which produces MSTAAKLTLGGTIVSAIGIVIFVHRQQKIDQALMHAGVIRDMEQQRIKRERQADFEMQRQLEEQYKKLQNVSDSTDGQVKAR; this is translated from the exons ATGTCGACCGCCGCGAAGCTAACGCTCGGAGGTACTATCGTCAGTGCCATTGGCATTGTGATATTCGTGCATCGCCAGCAAAAAATTGATCAAGCA CTCATGCATGCTGGTGTTATACGCGATATGGAACAACAAAGGATCAAAAGAGAACGACAGGCAGATTTTGAGATGCAGCGGCAGTTGGAGGAGCAATACAAAAAGCTGCAGAATGTCAGCGACAGCACAGATGGACAAGTCAAGGCCCGGTGA